A genomic region of Clavibacter michiganensis subsp. insidiosus contains the following coding sequences:
- a CDS encoding alpha/beta hydrolase yields the protein MATRTEAARVTPRRRLLGLAIRHVPALARSMRGAPAAGTRVVRRSAGEQGLPLDIAVWTPPGHDRSATGSPVLVVLARHDGDWLPSTLAKDLRAVVVTMAPDDDAQALAGLSWIASHAAGWNGTPERLGILGDGPGADRALRITALARDADGPAVLRLVLVSPSGDVPSEGSADRQGHGRDRLPDALVHVGAADARIDHVVEGVAALKAAGMKARLIRIPRADQGWLAYPAADPALARRSLDEIVAYLRRGLTEERAFGVGPA from the coding sequence ATGGCGACGCGCACCGAGGCCGCCCGCGTCACGCCGCGCCGCCGGCTGCTCGGCCTCGCGATCCGACACGTCCCCGCGCTCGCGCGGTCCATGCGCGGCGCGCCCGCCGCGGGCACGCGCGTCGTCCGGCGCTCCGCCGGCGAGCAGGGCCTCCCCCTCGACATCGCCGTGTGGACGCCGCCCGGCCACGACCGCTCGGCCACCGGATCCCCCGTGCTCGTCGTCCTCGCCCGGCACGACGGCGACTGGCTGCCGTCCACGCTCGCGAAGGACCTCCGCGCGGTGGTCGTGACGATGGCGCCCGACGACGATGCGCAGGCGCTCGCGGGCCTGTCGTGGATCGCGTCGCACGCGGCGGGCTGGAACGGCACGCCGGAGCGGCTCGGGATCCTCGGCGACGGCCCCGGCGCCGACCGCGCGCTGCGCATCACCGCGCTCGCCCGCGACGCCGACGGCCCCGCCGTCCTGCGGCTCGTGCTCGTGAGCCCGTCCGGCGACGTGCCGAGCGAAGGATCCGCCGACCGCCAGGGCCACGGCCGCGACCGGCTCCCCGACGCGCTCGTGCACGTCGGCGCCGCGGATGCGCGCATCGACCACGTGGTCGAGGGCGTCGCGGCGCTCAAGGCGGCGGGGATGAAGGCGCGGCTCATCCGGATCCCGCGCGCCGACCAGGGCTGGCTCGCCTACCCGGCGGCGGACCCCGCTCTCGCCCGCCGCTCGCTCGACGAGATCGTCGCCTACCTCCGGCGCGGCCTCACCGAGGAGCGCGCGTTCGGGGTCGGCCCGGCGTAG
- a CDS encoding glutathione S-transferase family protein, translating to MTDQATPAGSNEAGAPGRYVEEGEFTRDTNYIEDRILRDGSQGWPVEAGRYRLVAARACPWANRSVIVRRLLGLEDAISLGLPGPTHDARSWTFDLDPDGRDPVLGTEHLQESFFARFPDYPRGITVPALVDIPSGQVVTNDYPQITLDLSTEWTEHHREGAPDLYPVALRAEIDEVADLVFRDVNNGVYRCGFAGSQEAYEKAYDRLFSRLDWLSDRLATQRYLVGDTITEADVRLFTTLARFDAVYHGHFKCNRQKLDEMPVLWAYARDLFQTPGFGDTIDFVQIKQHYYLTHTDINPTRVVPTGPETWGWLEPHGREELGGRPFGDGTPPGPVREGERVPEGHGAVPRGGRATRPSEARAAVSGTPVPGSADAAPADRG from the coding sequence ATGACGGATCAGGCGACCCCCGCAGGCAGCAACGAGGCGGGCGCTCCCGGCCGCTACGTCGAGGAGGGTGAGTTCACCCGCGACACGAACTACATCGAGGACCGGATCCTCCGCGACGGCTCGCAGGGCTGGCCCGTCGAGGCCGGCCGCTACCGCCTCGTCGCGGCGCGCGCCTGCCCGTGGGCGAACCGCTCCGTGATCGTGCGGCGCCTGCTCGGCCTCGAGGACGCGATCTCGCTGGGCCTCCCCGGCCCCACGCACGACGCCCGCAGCTGGACCTTCGACCTCGACCCCGACGGACGCGACCCGGTGCTCGGCACGGAGCACCTGCAGGAGTCGTTCTTCGCGCGCTTCCCCGACTACCCGCGCGGGATCACGGTGCCGGCGCTCGTCGACATCCCCTCCGGCCAGGTCGTCACGAACGACTACCCCCAGATCACGCTCGACCTCTCCACCGAGTGGACCGAGCACCACCGCGAGGGCGCGCCCGACCTCTACCCCGTCGCGCTGCGGGCCGAGATCGACGAGGTCGCCGACCTCGTCTTCCGCGACGTGAACAACGGCGTGTACCGCTGCGGGTTCGCCGGATCCCAGGAGGCGTACGAGAAGGCCTACGACCGCCTCTTCTCCCGCCTCGACTGGCTGAGCGACCGGCTCGCCACGCAGCGCTACCTCGTGGGCGACACGATCACCGAGGCCGACGTGCGCCTGTTCACGACGCTCGCCCGCTTCGACGCCGTGTACCACGGCCACTTCAAGTGCAACCGGCAGAAGCTCGACGAGATGCCCGTGCTCTGGGCGTACGCTCGGGACCTGTTCCAGACGCCCGGCTTCGGCGACACCATCGACTTCGTGCAGATCAAGCAGCACTACTACCTGACGCACACCGACATCAACCCGACCCGCGTCGTGCCCACAGGTCCTGAGACCTGGGGCTGGCTCGAGCCGCACGGGCGCGAGGAGCTCGGCGGCCGTCCGTTCGGCGACGGCACCCCTCCCGGCCCGGTCCGCGAGGGCGAGCGCGTGCCCGAGGGCCACGGCGCGGTGCCGCGCGGCGGACGCGCGACGCGCCCGTCCGAGGCGCGCGCCGCGGTCTCCGGGACGCCCGTGCCCGGATCGGCCGACGCCGCCCCCGCGGACCGCGGCTGA
- a CDS encoding DEAD/DEAH box helicase, translated as MARTGQRRSSARTRTIDNEGLIPVLARAVREIEQAAQRGKLKPVNRTKFQVIAVLMREERTHAKDPATPLSDPERAETLKRLDGIASILARTAARDTSVLPLLDPDAKLSETARAMRKHMLFDGGVEMVVEEEPEPEPEDPALAKLHERQVVPPSVKARVLANPFLEPDLDRPAPAAPPTRLLANWELLGPLFKSFEYGAGGGIASMDLPESPRIDRLSPQNLELMRHQARFLESVRLGHREFLLADEPGLGKTAQALLAASVADAYPLLVVVPNVVKMNWKREVERWTPHRRATVIHGDGLGLDAFADVVIVNYEVLDRHIGWLRTLGFRGMVVDEAHFIKNLQSQRSKFVLALAESIRQRQSNPLLMALTGTPLINDIDDFRAIWQFLGWIDGDKPTSRLMAELEEAGLTPADPGFFAEARRAVIDLGIVRRRKIDVATDLPSKRIADLPVELDDDLGRSIRQAERELAARLVKRFTALVGARGTTVADVMDGPASERASLVRLVAQSELDEAKAQKTGENVFTMVRRIGQAKAVLAADYAAQLARSVGKVVFFAKHVDVMDQAEATFAKRELKSVSIRGDQSPAARQNAIDSFQNDPEVKVVVCSLTAAGVGLNLQAASNVVLAELSWTSAEQTQAIDRVHRIGQEEPVTAWRIIAAQTIDAKIAELIDSKAGLAARALDGEDFDEAGSTSVQLDALSHLLEEALAAG; from the coding sequence ATGGCTCGCACCGGCCAGCGGCGGTCCTCCGCCCGCACGCGCACGATCGACAACGAGGGGCTCATCCCCGTACTGGCGCGTGCCGTGCGCGAGATCGAGCAGGCCGCCCAGCGCGGCAAGCTCAAGCCCGTCAACCGCACGAAGTTCCAGGTCATCGCCGTGCTGATGCGCGAGGAGCGCACGCACGCGAAGGACCCGGCCACGCCGCTCAGCGACCCCGAGCGCGCTGAGACGCTCAAGCGCCTCGACGGCATCGCGAGCATCCTGGCCCGCACGGCCGCGCGCGACACCTCGGTGCTGCCGCTGCTGGATCCCGACGCCAAGCTCTCCGAGACGGCCCGCGCCATGCGCAAGCACATGCTGTTCGACGGCGGCGTCGAGATGGTCGTGGAGGAGGAGCCGGAGCCCGAGCCCGAGGATCCCGCGCTCGCCAAGCTGCACGAGCGCCAGGTCGTGCCGCCGTCGGTCAAGGCCCGCGTGCTCGCGAACCCGTTCCTCGAGCCCGACCTCGACCGGCCCGCGCCCGCCGCGCCGCCCACGCGCCTGCTGGCGAACTGGGAGCTGCTCGGCCCGCTGTTCAAGTCGTTCGAGTACGGCGCCGGCGGCGGCATCGCGAGCATGGACCTGCCCGAGAGCCCGCGCATCGACCGCCTGTCGCCGCAGAACCTCGAGCTCATGCGCCACCAGGCGCGCTTCCTCGAGAGCGTGCGCCTCGGCCACCGCGAGTTCCTGCTCGCCGACGAGCCCGGCCTCGGCAAGACCGCGCAGGCGCTGCTCGCCGCCTCCGTCGCGGACGCGTACCCGCTGCTCGTCGTCGTCCCGAACGTCGTGAAGATGAACTGGAAGCGCGAGGTGGAGCGCTGGACGCCGCACCGCCGCGCCACCGTGATCCACGGCGACGGGCTGGGGCTCGATGCCTTCGCCGACGTCGTCATCGTCAACTACGAGGTGCTCGACCGGCACATCGGCTGGCTGCGCACGCTCGGCTTCCGCGGCATGGTCGTCGACGAGGCGCACTTCATCAAGAACCTGCAGTCGCAGCGCTCGAAGTTCGTGCTCGCGCTCGCCGAGAGCATCCGGCAGCGACAGTCGAACCCGCTGCTCATGGCGCTCACGGGCACGCCGCTCATCAACGACATCGACGACTTCCGCGCCATCTGGCAGTTCCTCGGCTGGATCGACGGCGACAAGCCCACGTCGCGCCTCATGGCCGAGCTGGAGGAGGCGGGCCTGACGCCCGCCGACCCCGGCTTCTTCGCCGAGGCCCGGCGCGCGGTCATCGACCTCGGCATCGTGCGTCGCCGCAAGATCGACGTGGCGACCGACCTGCCGTCCAAGCGCATCGCGGACCTCCCGGTCGAGCTCGACGACGACCTGGGCCGCTCCATCCGCCAGGCCGAGCGCGAGCTCGCGGCGCGTCTCGTCAAGCGCTTCACGGCGCTCGTCGGCGCGCGCGGCACCACGGTCGCCGATGTCATGGACGGACCGGCGTCCGAGCGGGCGAGCCTCGTGCGGCTCGTGGCGCAGTCCGAGCTCGACGAGGCCAAGGCGCAGAAGACCGGCGAGAACGTGTTCACCATGGTCCGCCGCATCGGCCAGGCGAAGGCCGTGCTCGCGGCCGACTACGCCGCCCAGCTCGCGCGCTCCGTGGGCAAGGTCGTGTTCTTCGCGAAGCACGTCGACGTGATGGACCAGGCCGAGGCCACGTTCGCCAAGCGGGAGCTGAAGAGCGTGTCGATCCGCGGCGACCAGTCGCCGGCCGCGCGCCAGAACGCGATCGACTCCTTCCAGAACGACCCCGAGGTCAAGGTCGTGGTCTGCTCGCTCACCGCGGCGGGCGTCGGCCTCAACCTGCAGGCCGCGTCGAACGTGGTGCTCGCGGAGCTCAGCTGGACGAGCGCGGAGCAGACGCAGGCCATCGACCGCGTGCACCGCATCGGCCAGGAGGAGCCCGTCACCGCGTGGCGGATCATCGCGGCGCAGACGATCGACGCGAAGATCGCGGAGCTCATCGACAGCAAGGCGGGCCTCGCGGCGCGCGCGCTCGACGGCGAGGACTTCGACGAGGCCGGATCCACGTCCGTGCAGCTCGACGCCCTGTCGCACCTGCTCGAGGAGGCGCTCGCCGCGGGCTGA
- a CDS encoding MFS transporter → MTTTSPPRTRAQRLDGLPWTRAHSRILGGSGVGWALDAMDVGLISFVIAQLAVVWEADAGQLGLVASAGFLGMAIGASVGGLVADRIGRRQVFALTLLVYGVATGVSALALSVGALIALRFVVGLGLGAELPVASTLVSEFSPARIRGRVIVILESSWAVGWTAAALIGYLVIPASDDGWRWALALGAVPAVWAIVVRLRLPESVRFLEGKGRHREAERVVRDLEVAAGADPATDGAMGSTAEARIAYAAVGSETAAAAPDAGPRERLFGARLRRRTLSLWIVWFCVNFAYYGAFIWLPTLLVAQGFSLVRSFEYTLLITLAQLPGYAVSAWLVERWGRRVTLAVFLAGSAVSAGLFGTADSVTAILVFGALMSFSNLGAWGALYAVTPELYPTRVRATGAGSAAGFGRLASIAAPLCVPPLLALGGVALPFGVFAAVFALAAVAALTLPDLRGAALED, encoded by the coding sequence ATGACCACCACCTCCCCGCCGCGCACGCGCGCCCAGCGCCTCGACGGACTCCCCTGGACCCGCGCCCACTCCCGCATCCTCGGCGGCAGCGGCGTCGGCTGGGCGCTCGACGCGATGGACGTCGGGCTCATCTCGTTCGTCATCGCGCAGCTGGCCGTCGTGTGGGAGGCGGACGCCGGGCAGCTCGGCCTCGTCGCGTCCGCCGGGTTCCTCGGCATGGCGATCGGGGCGAGCGTCGGCGGCCTGGTCGCCGACCGCATCGGCCGCCGCCAGGTGTTCGCGCTCACGCTGCTCGTCTACGGCGTGGCCACGGGCGTCTCGGCGCTCGCGTTGTCCGTGGGCGCGCTCATCGCGCTCCGCTTCGTGGTCGGCCTCGGGCTCGGCGCCGAGCTGCCGGTCGCGTCCACGCTCGTCAGCGAGTTCTCGCCCGCCCGGATCCGGGGGCGCGTCATCGTGATCCTCGAGTCGTCGTGGGCCGTCGGCTGGACGGCGGCCGCGCTCATCGGCTACCTCGTGATCCCCGCGAGCGACGACGGCTGGCGCTGGGCGCTCGCGCTCGGCGCCGTGCCCGCGGTGTGGGCCATCGTCGTGCGGCTGCGCCTGCCGGAGTCGGTGCGGTTCCTGGAGGGGAAGGGCCGGCACCGGGAGGCGGAGCGCGTGGTGCGCGACCTCGAGGTGGCGGCGGGGGCGGATCCCGCGACGGACGGTGCCATGGGTTCGACGGCCGAGGCCCGGATCGCGTACGCCGCGGTCGGCAGCGAGACCGCCGCGGCCGCCCCCGACGCCGGACCCCGCGAGCGCCTCTTCGGCGCGCGCCTCCGCCGCCGCACGCTCTCGCTCTGGATCGTGTGGTTCTGCGTCAACTTCGCCTACTACGGCGCCTTCATCTGGCTGCCGACGCTGCTGGTCGCGCAAGGCTTCTCGCTCGTGCGGTCGTTCGAGTACACGCTGCTCATCACGCTCGCGCAGCTGCCCGGCTACGCGGTCTCCGCCTGGCTCGTCGAGCGGTGGGGGCGGCGGGTCACCCTCGCCGTCTTCCTCGCCGGATCCGCCGTCTCGGCCGGCCTCTTCGGCACCGCGGACTCCGTGACGGCGATCCTCGTGTTCGGCGCCCTCATGTCGTTCTCGAACCTCGGCGCGTGGGGCGCGCTCTACGCCGTGACGCCCGAGCTCTACCCGACCCGGGTGCGCGCGACGGGCGCGGGCAGCGCCGCGGGCTTCGGTCGCCTCGCCTCGATCGCCGCGCCGCTGTGCGTGCCGCCGCTCCTCGCGCTCGGCGGCGTCGCACTCCCGTTCGGCGTCTTCGCGGCCGTCTTCGCGCTGGCTGCCGTCGCCGCGCTCACCCTGCCGGACCTCCGCGGCGCGGCCCTCGAGGACTGA
- a CDS encoding cupin domain-containing protein has translation MRVQAETRAITMPADQVTGEVHLRWLSTPQAPEQRAVVASVSFAPGARTVWHSHVLGQTLHVTSGVARVGTRDGGVVEVGPGGSVYIDAGEEHWHGATAHAPMEHIAVLEDGDDPVDATTWGPHVTDEEFLRPAAPASVAAPTATPAAALPVPLGAPVLVHALRYTAMFGEKPFDEALLVYLDNGSYKILSPGEEHYGNYVSTAGTGVAPRHVAFLSWPSDDWHRNVASHTLTFAEDTGAFIQSLVLPGDAVPRAQHGFAEVVANPEQFDMTASWDALRVTHAASFERLAERVRQL, from the coding sequence ATGCGCGTCCAGGCCGAGACCCGCGCCATCACGATGCCCGCCGACCAGGTCACGGGCGAGGTCCACCTCCGCTGGCTGTCGACCCCGCAGGCGCCCGAGCAGCGCGCGGTCGTCGCATCCGTCTCCTTCGCGCCCGGCGCCCGCACCGTGTGGCACTCCCACGTGCTCGGCCAGACGCTGCACGTGACCTCCGGCGTCGCCCGCGTGGGCACGCGCGACGGCGGCGTCGTCGAGGTCGGGCCCGGCGGATCCGTGTACATCGACGCCGGCGAGGAGCACTGGCACGGCGCCACGGCCCACGCGCCGATGGAGCACATCGCGGTGCTGGAGGACGGCGACGACCCGGTCGACGCGACCACCTGGGGCCCGCACGTGACCGACGAGGAGTTCCTGCGGCCCGCCGCCCCCGCGTCCGTCGCGGCGCCGACCGCCACCCCGGCGGCCGCGCTCCCCGTGCCGCTCGGCGCGCCCGTGCTCGTCCACGCGCTCCGCTACACGGCCATGTTCGGCGAGAAGCCGTTCGACGAGGCGCTGCTGGTCTACCTCGACAACGGCTCGTACAAGATCCTCTCGCCCGGCGAGGAGCACTACGGCAACTACGTGTCGACCGCGGGGACGGGCGTCGCGCCCCGCCACGTCGCCTTCCTGTCGTGGCCGTCGGACGACTGGCACCGCAACGTCGCGAGCCACACGCTCACCTTCGCGGAGGACACGGGCGCCTTCATCCAGTCGCTCGTGCTCCCGGGCGACGCGGTGCCCCGCGCGCAGCACGGCTTCGCCGAGGTGGTCGCGAATCCCGAGCAGTTCGACATGACGGCGTCGTGGGACGCGCTGCGGGTCACGCACGCGGCGTCGTTCGAGCGCCTGGCGGAGCGGGTCCGGCAGCTCTGA
- a CDS encoding bifunctional hydroxymethylpyrimidine kinase/phosphomethylpyrimidine kinase codes for MSGIDLSVYLVTDPALCGARGVPAVVAAAVAGGATAVQIRDKHASAAELLATVVAAADAIDAHSAAHPSAPRPVLLVDDRVDVVLAALARGVRVDGVHVGQSDVPADLVRRMLDAASPDRRLVVGLTANTPAHVEAVRALPVGTVDYLGVGVIRPTTTKPDHPTPLGHDGFGIIAGLSPIPCVAIGGVDVRDVDAIAAAGGAGTAVVSAVCAAEDPEAAARELADAWGRVRAAAGDAAEVDDAAEVADVAPAPALRPVPRVLSIAGTDPTGGAGIQADLKSIAANGGYGMAVVTALVAQNTTGVREIHVPPVAFLRAQLDAVSDDVAIDAVKIGMLGSAAVVDEVADWLRAVRPPVVVLDPVMVAQSGDALLDADATDALRRLLPLADVVTPNLPELAALLGEREADGWEAALAQGRALAARHGVRVIVKGGHLRVDDCPDALVTPGAAGADPTTHVVDGPRIATTSTHGTGCSLSSALATLQPRRGDWLAALTEAKAWLTGSLAHAEALEVGAGAGPLDHLRALWDAAGTHAGPISAEMWAGSADLRREIDDLPFVRRLGDGTLPEAWFSHYLAQDAIYLRAYSRVLARASQLAPTPDAQVVWARGAADAIAAESALHEEWLSRHPAPMVAGPVTRAYVDHLLAHAATSDYAVLVAALLPCFTIYADVGARLRAAGSAAAAAGDAHPYAAWLATYADPAFAAATRRACELVDEAAVSAGPGRRAAMLEASRLSSAYERDFFRAPEALG; via the coding sequence GTGAGCGGCATCGACCTCTCCGTCTACCTCGTCACCGACCCCGCGCTGTGCGGGGCGCGCGGCGTGCCCGCGGTCGTCGCCGCGGCGGTCGCGGGCGGGGCGACGGCGGTGCAGATCCGCGACAAGCACGCGAGCGCGGCCGAGCTGCTGGCGACGGTGGTCGCCGCGGCGGACGCGATCGACGCGCACTCCGCCGCGCATCCGTCAGCGCCCCGGCCGGTGCTGCTCGTCGACGACCGCGTCGACGTCGTCCTCGCGGCGCTCGCCCGCGGTGTGCGCGTGGACGGCGTGCACGTGGGCCAGTCGGATGTGCCCGCCGACCTCGTGCGCCGGATGCTCGACGCCGCGAGCCCCGACCGCCGCCTGGTCGTGGGCCTCACCGCGAACACCCCGGCGCACGTGGAGGCGGTGCGCGCGCTCCCCGTCGGCACGGTCGACTACCTCGGCGTCGGCGTGATCCGCCCCACGACCACCAAGCCCGACCACCCGACGCCGCTCGGGCACGACGGGTTCGGGATCATCGCAGGCCTCTCGCCCATCCCGTGCGTCGCGATCGGCGGGGTGGACGTACGAGACGTGGACGCGATCGCCGCGGCGGGCGGCGCGGGGACGGCCGTCGTGTCGGCCGTGTGCGCGGCGGAGGATCCCGAGGCGGCGGCGCGCGAGCTCGCGGACGCGTGGGGGCGGGTGCGCGCGGCGGCCGGCGATGCGGCGGAGGTCGATGACGCCGCGGAGGTCGCGGATGTCGCGCCCGCTCCCGCGCTCCGCCCGGTCCCCCGCGTCCTCAGCATCGCCGGCACGGATCCCACGGGCGGGGCCGGCATCCAGGCCGACCTCAAGTCCATCGCGGCGAACGGCGGCTACGGCATGGCGGTCGTCACGGCGCTCGTGGCGCAGAACACGACGGGCGTGCGCGAGATCCACGTGCCGCCCGTGGCGTTCCTGCGGGCGCAGCTCGACGCGGTGTCCGACGACGTCGCGATCGACGCCGTGAAGATCGGCATGCTCGGATCCGCCGCCGTGGTCGACGAGGTGGCGGACTGGCTGCGCGCGGTGCGGCCGCCGGTCGTGGTGCTGGATCCCGTGATGGTCGCCCAGTCCGGCGACGCCCTCCTCGACGCCGACGCGACCGACGCGCTCCGCCGCCTGCTGCCGCTCGCCGACGTCGTCACCCCGAACCTGCCGGAGCTCGCCGCGCTCCTCGGCGAGCGCGAGGCCGACGGGTGGGAGGCCGCGCTCGCGCAGGGCCGGGCCCTCGCCGCGCGGCACGGCGTCCGCGTCATCGTCAAGGGCGGGCACCTCCGCGTCGACGACTGCCCGGACGCGCTCGTGACCCCGGGCGCGGCCGGCGCGGATCCGACGACCCACGTGGTCGACGGGCCGCGCATCGCGACGACCAGCACGCACGGCACCGGCTGCTCCCTCTCCAGCGCGCTCGCGACCCTGCAGCCGCGCCGCGGCGACTGGCTCGCCGCGCTGACGGAGGCGAAGGCGTGGCTCACCGGATCCCTCGCGCACGCGGAGGCCCTCGAGGTGGGCGCGGGCGCCGGTCCGCTCGACCACCTGCGCGCGCTGTGGGACGCGGCCGGCACGCACGCCGGGCCGATCTCCGCGGAGATGTGGGCGGGATCCGCCGACCTCCGCCGCGAGATCGACGACCTCCCCTTCGTCCGCCGCCTCGGCGACGGCACCCTGCCCGAGGCGTGGTTCTCGCACTACCTCGCGCAGGACGCGATCTACCTCCGGGCCTACTCGCGCGTGCTCGCCCGGGCGAGCCAGCTCGCGCCGACGCCGGACGCGCAGGTCGTGTGGGCGCGCGGCGCCGCCGACGCGATCGCGGCGGAGTCGGCGCTGCACGAGGAGTGGCTGTCCCGGCATCCCGCGCCGATGGTCGCCGGCCCGGTGACGCGCGCCTACGTCGACCACCTGCTCGCGCACGCCGCGACGAGCGACTACGCGGTGCTCGTCGCGGCGCTGCTGCCCTGCTTCACGATCTACGCGGACGTGGGCGCGCGGCTGCGGGCGGCGGGATCCGCGGCGGCAGCCGCGGGCGACGCGCACCCGTACGCGGCGTGGCTGGCGACGTACGCGGATCCGGCCTTCGCCGCCGCCACCCGGCGCGCGTGCGAGCTGGTGGACGAGGCGGCGGTGAGCGCGGGCCCCGGCCGGCGTGCCGCGATGCTCGAGGCGTCGCGCCTGTCCTCCGCGTACGAGCGCGACTTCTTCCGCGCCCCGGAGGCGCTCGGCTGA
- the thiM gene encoding hydroxyethylthiazole kinase: MSAARPSTEHVTGAGAGPSSADLLRLLRERQPLVQCITNAVVTGFTANVLLALGAAPAMTDVPTEAGPFARIASGLLVNLGTPHAEQREATVEAAHAAREAGTPWVLDPVAVGALPVRTRLAHELVALSPTIVRGNASEVIALATGGAGGRGVDATDEVEAALDAAALLARTFGTVVAVSGPVDHLTDGTRLVRVRTGDALLTRVTGGGCALGAVMAAFASLDPDPLRAAVAATSVYTIAAEVAAEGARGPGSFAVALLDALDAVTPELVAQRERLA, translated from the coding sequence ATGAGCGCTGCGCGCCCGTCCACGGAACACGTCACGGGAGCGGGGGCCGGACCGTCGTCGGCCGACCTGCTCCGCCTGCTGCGGGAGCGCCAGCCGCTCGTGCAGTGCATCACGAACGCGGTTGTCACCGGCTTCACCGCGAACGTCCTCCTCGCGCTGGGCGCCGCGCCCGCGATGACGGACGTGCCGACCGAGGCGGGGCCGTTCGCGCGCATCGCGTCGGGCCTGCTCGTCAACCTCGGCACGCCGCACGCGGAGCAGCGGGAGGCGACGGTCGAGGCCGCGCACGCGGCGCGCGAGGCGGGGACGCCGTGGGTGCTGGATCCCGTCGCGGTCGGGGCCCTGCCGGTGCGGACGCGGCTCGCGCACGAGCTCGTGGCGCTGTCGCCGACCATCGTGCGCGGCAACGCGTCGGAGGTCATCGCGCTGGCGACCGGCGGCGCGGGCGGCCGCGGGGTCGACGCGACCGACGAGGTGGAGGCGGCGCTCGACGCCGCGGCGCTGCTCGCGCGCACCTTCGGGACGGTCGTCGCGGTGTCCGGGCCCGTCGACCACCTCACCGACGGGACGCGGCTCGTGCGCGTGCGCACGGGCGACGCGCTCCTCACGAGGGTCACCGGCGGCGGCTGCGCGCTCGGCGCGGTGATGGCGGCGTTCGCGTCGCTGGACCCGGATCCGCTGCGGGCCGCCGTCGCCGCGACGAGCGTCTACACGATCGCGGCGGAGGTCGCCGCGGAGGGGGCGCGCGGTCCCGGATCCTTCGCGGTCGCGCTGCTCGACGCGCTCGACGCCGTCACCCCCGAGCTCGTCGCCCAGCGCGAGCGCCTCGCGTGA